The Mucilaginibacter sp. PAMB04168 genome contains the following window.
GATGTTGCGGGTGGTAACGTTAGTGAATGGATGGCTGCCGTAATATTCAGTGTAAAGTTTCACCGCTTCTTCGGCCGACAGATCGCTGTCCAAATAAATAGAAGCAATAATACCTCTGGTAAAGTCGCCGCGGTACGGAATAAAGTTCACCTGTTTGTTAAAGCTGGCTTGCAGTTGCGTAAGCGACTGGCCAATTTCATTTAAATGCTGGTGATCAAAAGCTTTGTAAACCGAAAGATTATCATTACGCCAGGTAAAGTGTGATGTTGGCGACAAGCTTTGCCCAGCGCCTGTAGAACCTGTAGTAGCAGTAATATGCACCTCACTGTTTAAATTGCCACTGGCAGCCAATGGCAATAAGCCTAATTGCAAACAAGTAGCAAAACAACCTGGATTGGCTATGTTATGAGCCCCTTTTATAGCCTCACGGTTAAGTTCCGGCAAGCCGTATGTGAAGTTGCGTGTTGTAGATTCTGAGTTTTTCGTAGCCGGGTTGGAGATGCTCGATTTGTCTTTCAGCCTGAAATCCTGGCTCAGGTCAATGATCTTAACACTGGCTGGAAAAGGATTGGCATCTAAAAACTTACGTGCATCGCCGTGGCCAACACATAAAAACAGCACATCCACATGGTGCGATAGCTCACCTGTGAACTGTAGTTCGGTATCGCCAAACAGATCAGTGTGCACTTCGTACACAAAATTGCCTGCATTGCTGTTGCTGTGTATAAAGGCTATGTCAACCGCCGGGTGGTTAATCAGAATACGTAAAAGTTCGCCGCCTGTATAACCGGCCCCGCCAATTATACCTGCCTTTATTTTGCTTCCTCCGCCAACCGGCGGAATGGGGTCTGTTTCTTGTTGGCTATTCACAGTTTATTCTATCGTTTTTTGTGGATGGATGTGAGTACAATAAAAATTCCAGATCAGTTTCGGCAGGGTTACTTATCCGGTGCTTTTGCCCGGATTTGACTTCTATGCCTTGCTGCCGGTTAAGCACAGTAACTTGACCGTTGATAACAAAAATGGCTGTTCCGCTTAGTATAAAAAAGAACTGTGTTGCATGCTCGTGATAGTGCAGTTGCTCAGTCGCATTTGGCGGCATTAGCTCCTGCTTTATGGATAGTGCTTCAGTATCCACAAAGTTCCACCCATCACAGTTGTCACCCCATTTATAATGGCTTAAACAGTTCTCTTTTGAAAGCAGCGATTCCATTTATGATTGTTGATTTACCTTGTGGTATATCATAACCTGGTTACCAAATATCTTAGAGAAACCCTTAACGTCATCACCGGTCCAGGCGTTGTTCATTTCACCGTAACTGCCAAACTTGCTCGACATTAAATCATGGTCTGACTCAATACCAGTTACCTGGAAACGGTATGGGTTTAATTCAACAAACACTTTGCCGCTAACCTGTTGCTGTGTATCGTTCAGGAAGGCTTCGATGTTGCGCATGATTGGGTCATGAAACTGCCCTTCGTGCAGCCAGTTACCGTAGAAAGAAGATAGTTGGTCTTTCCATGACAACTGCCATTTGGTTAATACGTGCTTCTCTAAAGTATGGTGTGCCTTGATAATAACCATTGGTGCGGCGGCTTCAAAACCTACGCGGCCTTTAATACCTATAATGGTATCGCCAACATGAATATCGCGGCCAATGCCATAAGGCTGGGCAATAGCCTGTAAGGCCTGAATGGCTTTGGTTGGGTGATCGTAATTAGTACCATCAATGGCTACAAGTTCGCCTTTTTCAAACACCAGCTCA
Protein-coding sequences here:
- the argC gene encoding N-acetyl-gamma-glutamyl-phosphate reductase, with amino-acid sequence MNSQQETDPIPPVGGGSKIKAGIIGGAGYTGGELLRILINHPAVDIAFIHSNSNAGNFVYEVHTDLFGDTELQFTGELSHHVDVLFLCVGHGDARKFLDANPFPASVKIIDLSQDFRLKDKSSISNPATKNSESTTRNFTYGLPELNREAIKGAHNIANPGCFATCLQLGLLPLAASGNLNSEVHITATTGSTGAGQSLSPTSHFTWRNDNLSVYKAFDHQHLNEIGQSLTQLQASFNKQVNFIPYRGDFTRGIIASIYLDSDLSAEEAVKLYTEYYGSHPFTNVTTRNIDLKQIVNTNKCFIQVQKKGDKLFIISIMDNLLKGASGQAVQNMNLIFGLEETAGLKLKAAAF
- a CDS encoding cupin domain-containing protein, with the protein product MESLLSKENCLSHYKWGDNCDGWNFVDTEALSIKQELMPPNATEQLHYHEHATQFFFILSGTAIFVINGQVTVLNRQQGIEVKSGQKHRISNPAETDLEFLLYSHPSTKNDRINCE